The Streptomyces sp. NBC_00224 genome has a window encoding:
- a CDS encoding phosphatase PAP2 family protein, whose translation MDSDLYRDITDFAHDNPSWLQHLVELWTEVGLILFGVLFVVCWWRARRAGSTAMALALLAPLATAAAYIASEAVKSLVDEERPCRAVKGAATSLITCPAHGDWSFPSNHATIAGGAAVALALAWPRIWALTVPMALLMAFSRVYVGVHYPHDVAVGLLLGTATAFFMAKAGTRPVRSLVESMRASGNGAAVWLAGPGAPLHARR comes from the coding sequence ATGGATAGCGATCTCTACCGCGACATCACCGACTTCGCCCACGACAACCCCTCGTGGCTGCAGCACCTCGTCGAGCTCTGGACGGAGGTGGGGCTGATCCTGTTCGGCGTGCTGTTCGTCGTCTGCTGGTGGCGGGCGCGCCGGGCCGGTTCGACGGCGATGGCGCTGGCCCTGCTCGCCCCGCTGGCGACCGCCGCCGCGTACATCGCCAGCGAGGCGGTCAAGTCGCTGGTGGACGAGGAGCGCCCGTGCCGCGCGGTCAAGGGCGCCGCCACCTCCCTGATCACCTGCCCGGCCCACGGCGACTGGTCGTTCCCGTCCAACCACGCCACCATCGCGGGCGGCGCGGCCGTCGCGCTCGCGCTGGCCTGGCCGCGCATCTGGGCGCTGACCGTGCCGATGGCGCTGCTCATGGCGTTCTCACGGGTGTACGTGGGCGTGCACTACCCGCACGACGTGGCGGTGGGCCTGCTGCTCGGCACGGCCACCGCGTTCTTCATGGCCAAGGCCGGTACGCGCCCGGTGCGCTCGCTGGTCGAGTCGATGCGGGCGAGCGGCAACGGCGCCGCGGTCTGGCTGGCCGGGCCGGGCGCGCCCCTGCACGCCCGCCGCTGA
- the disA gene encoding DNA integrity scanning diadenylate cyclase DisA — MAANDRAAGSGKSGTGSGNEVLMRAALSAVAPGTALRDGLERILRGNTGGLIVLGLDKTVDSMCTGGFVLDVEFAATRLRELCKLDGALVLDKDITKIHRAGVQLVPDAGIPTEETGTRHRTADRVSKQCNYPVVSVSQSMRLIALYVNGERRVLEESAAILSRANQALATLERYKLRLDEVAGTLSALEIEDLVTVRDVTAVAQRLEMVRRIATEIAEYVVELGTDGRLLSLQLDELIAGVEPERELVVRDYVPEPTAKRSRTVPEALTELNELTHAELLELPIVARALGYSGSPETLDSAVSPRGYRLLAKVPRLPGAIIERLVEHFGGLQKLLAASVDDLQTVDGVGEARARSVREGLSRLAESSILERYV; from the coding sequence GTGGCAGCCAACGACCGGGCAGCGGGATCCGGCAAGTCCGGCACAGGCTCCGGCAACGAAGTACTGATGCGTGCCGCGCTGAGCGCCGTCGCGCCCGGAACCGCACTCCGCGACGGCCTGGAGCGCATCCTCCGGGGCAACACGGGCGGCCTGATCGTCCTCGGCCTCGACAAGACGGTCGACTCGATGTGTACGGGCGGCTTCGTCCTGGACGTCGAGTTCGCCGCGACGCGGCTGCGCGAGCTGTGCAAGCTGGACGGCGCGCTGGTCCTGGACAAGGACATCACCAAGATCCACCGGGCCGGGGTGCAGCTGGTCCCCGACGCGGGCATCCCCACGGAGGAGACCGGCACCCGCCACCGCACGGCGGACCGGGTCTCCAAGCAGTGCAACTACCCGGTCGTCTCGGTCTCCCAGTCCATGCGCCTGATCGCGCTGTACGTGAACGGGGAGCGCCGGGTCCTGGAGGAGTCGGCGGCGATCCTCTCGCGCGCGAACCAGGCGCTGGCGACGCTGGAGCGCTACAAGCTCCGCCTGGACGAGGTGGCAGGCACGCTCTCCGCCCTCGAAATCGAGGACCTGGTGACGGTCCGGGACGTGACGGCGGTGGCCCAGCGCCTGGAGATGGTGAGACGTATCGCCACGGAAATCGCCGAGTACGTGGTGGAGTTGGGCACGGACGGCCGGCTGCTCTCGCTCCAGCTGGACGAGCTGATCGCGGGCGTCGAGCCCGAGCGCGAGCTGGTGGTCCGGGACTACGTGCCCGAGCCCACGGCGAAGCGCTCGCGCACGGTGCCGGAAGCGCTGACGGAGCTGAACGAACTCACCCACGCGGAGCTCCTGGAACTCCCCATAGTGGCGCGGGCGTTGGGCTACAGCGGCTCCCCCGAGACGCTGGACTCCGCGGTCTCCCCCCGCGGCTACCGCCTCCTGGCAAAGGTCCCCCGCCTCCCCGGCGCGATCATCGAACGCCTGGTGGAGCACTTCGGCGGCCTCCAGAAGCTGCTGGCCGCGTCGGTGGACGACCTCCAGACGGTGGACGGCGTCGGCGAGGCCCGCGCACGGAGCGTCCGCGAGGGGCTGTCGCGGTTGGCGGAGTCGTCGATCCTGGAGCGATACGTCTAG
- the radA gene encoding DNA repair protein RadA, translating to MATRTKSAKDRPSYRCTECGWTTAKWLGRCPECQAWGTVEEYGAPAVRTTSAGRVSAAAVPIGQVDARQATARSTGVDELDRVLGGGLVPGAVVLLAGEPGVGKSTLLLDVASKAAGEEHRTLYVTGEESASQVRLRADRINALNDHLYLAAETDLSAVLGHLDAVKPSLLVLDSVQTVASPEIDGAPGGMAQVREVAGALIRASKERGMATLLVGHVTKDGAIAGPRLLEHLVDVVLSFEGDRHARLRLVRGVKNRYGATDEVGCFELHDEGITGLADPSGLFLTRRDEPVPGTCLTVTLEGRRPLVAEVQALTVDSQIPSPRRTTSGLETSRVSMMLAVLEQRGRISALGKRDIYSATVGGVKLSEPAADLAIALALASAASDTPLPKNLVAIGEVGLAGEVRRVTGVQRRLAEAHRLGFTHALVPSDPGKVPAGMKVTEVADMGDALRVLPRGRRADAPRGEEERR from the coding sequence ATGGCTACCCGTACGAAATCCGCGAAGGACCGGCCGTCCTACCGCTGCACCGAATGCGGCTGGACGACCGCCAAGTGGCTCGGCCGCTGCCCCGAGTGCCAGGCGTGGGGAACGGTCGAGGAGTACGGCGCGCCCGCTGTGCGCACCACGTCGGCGGGCCGGGTCTCCGCCGCCGCGGTGCCGATCGGCCAGGTGGACGCCCGCCAGGCCACCGCGCGCTCGACCGGCGTCGACGAGCTGGACCGCGTCCTGGGCGGCGGGCTCGTCCCGGGCGCGGTGGTGCTGCTCGCGGGCGAGCCGGGCGTCGGCAAGTCCACGCTGCTGCTCGACGTCGCCTCCAAGGCGGCCGGCGAGGAGCACCGCACGCTGTATGTGACGGGCGAGGAGTCCGCGAGCCAGGTCCGGCTGCGCGCCGACCGGATCAACGCGCTCAACGACCATCTGTATCTGGCGGCCGAGACGGACCTCTCCGCGGTGCTCGGCCATCTGGACGCGGTCAAGCCGTCCCTGCTCGTCCTCGACTCCGTCCAGACCGTGGCCTCCCCGGAGATCGACGGCGCGCCCGGCGGCATGGCCCAGGTGCGCGAGGTCGCCGGCGCGCTGATCCGCGCCTCGAAGGAGCGCGGGATGGCGACGCTCCTGGTCGGCCACGTGACGAAGGACGGCGCGATCGCGGGCCCCCGTCTCCTCGAACACCTCGTGGACGTGGTCCTGTCCTTCGAGGGCGACCGCCACGCGCGCCTGCGGCTGGTGCGCGGCGTGAAGAACCGGTACGGGGCGACGGACGAGGTCGGCTGCTTCGAGCTGCACGACGAGGGCATCACGGGCCTGGCCGACCCGTCGGGCCTGTTCCTCACCCGGCGGGACGAACCGGTGCCGGGCACGTGTCTGACGGTGACCCTGGAGGGCCGCAGGCCCCTGGTGGCCGAGGTCCAGGCGCTCACCGTCGACTCCCAGATCCCCTCCCCCCGCCGCACCACGTCCGGCCTGGAGACCTCCCGGGTCTCGATGATGCTGGCGGTCCTGGAGCAGCGCGGGCGGATCAGCGCGCTGGGCAAGCGCGACATCTACAGCGCCACGGTCGGCGGCGTGAAGCTCTCCGAGCCCGCGGCGGACCTGGCCATCGCCCTCGCGCTGGCGTCGGCGGCGAGCGACACCCCGCTGCCGAAGAACCTGGTGGCGATCGGTGAGGTGGGGCTCGCGGGCGAGGTCAGACGGGTGACGGGCGTCCAGCGCCGGCTCGCCGAGGCCCACCGTCTGGGCTTCACACACGCGCTGGTGCCGTCCGACCCGGGGAAGGTCCCGGCCGGTATGAAGGTCACGGAAGTCGCCGACATGGGGGACGCGCTTCGGGTGCTGCCGCGCGGGCGTCGCGCGGACGCCCCACGGGGGGAGGAGGAGCGCCGGTAG
- a CDS encoding Ppx/GppA family phosphatase has product MRLGVLDVGSNTVHLLVVDAHAGAAPLPAYSHKAELRLAELLDGDGAIGPEGVDRLVATVSGALIAAEDKGVEEMLPFATSAVREASNADLVIGRVKEETGVDLGVLSGEEEARLTFLAARRWYGWSAGKLLLLDIGGGSLEIAYGIDEEPDAAVSLPLGAGRLTAAWLPGDPPDPSDVRALRRHVRAQIARTVGEFIRSGSPDHVVATSKTFKQLARIAGAARSTEGVYVQRTLSRKSLEEWVPKLAAMTTEQRGTLPGVSEGRARQLLAGALVAEGAMDLFGVEELEICPWALREGVILRHLDQLPVG; this is encoded by the coding sequence ATGAGACTCGGAGTCCTCGATGTGGGGTCGAATACGGTTCACCTGCTGGTGGTGGACGCGCACGCCGGTGCCGCGCCGCTGCCCGCGTACTCGCACAAGGCCGAGCTGAGGCTCGCCGAACTCCTCGACGGGGACGGTGCGATCGGACCGGAAGGCGTCGACCGGCTGGTGGCCACGGTCAGCGGCGCGCTGATCGCGGCCGAGGACAAGGGCGTCGAGGAAATGCTCCCGTTCGCCACCTCCGCGGTGCGCGAGGCGAGCAACGCGGACCTGGTGATCGGCCGGGTCAAGGAGGAGACCGGCGTCGACCTCGGTGTCCTCTCCGGCGAGGAGGAGGCCCGCCTCACCTTCCTCGCGGCCCGCCGCTGGTACGGCTGGTCCGCCGGAAAACTGCTGCTCCTGGACATCGGTGGCGGCTCCCTGGAGATCGCGTACGGGATCGACGAGGAGCCCGACGCGGCCGTGTCGCTGCCGCTGGGCGCCGGCCGGCTCACCGCGGCCTGGCTGCCGGGCGACCCGCCGGACCCCTCCGACGTACGGGCGCTGCGCCGCCACGTACGCGCGCAGATCGCCCGTACGGTCGGCGAGTTCATCCGCTCCGGCTCGCCGGACCACGTCGTCGCCACCTCCAAGACCTTCAAGCAGCTCGCCAGGATCGCGGGCGCCGCCCGCTCCACCGAGGGCGTGTACGTCCAGCGCACCCTGAGCCGCAAGTCGCTGGAGGAGTGGGTGCCCAAGCTCGCCGCGATGACCACCGAGCAGCGCGGCACGCTGCCCGGCGTCTCCGAGGGCCGCGCGCGCCAGCTGCTCGCGGGGGCGCTGGTGGCCGAGGGGGCGATGGACCTGTTCGGGGTGGAGGAGCTGGAGATCTGCCCGTGGGCGCTGCGCGAGGGCGTGATCCTGCGCCACCTGGACCAGCTGCCGGTGGGATGA
- a CDS encoding sugar phosphate isomerase/epimerase, which yields MAEPVVRIPDAKVALSTASVYPESTATAFEIAARLGYDGVEVMVWTDPVSQDIDALRRLSDYHQVPILAVHAPCLLITQRVWSTDPWVKLQRARAAAEKLGASTVVVHPPFRWQRQYARDFVTGIWRMADETDVRFAVENMYPWRYRDREMLAYAPDWDVTKDDYRHFTVDLSHAATARTDAMALVDRMGDRLAHVHLADGKGSAKDEHLVPGRGNQPCAELLEGLARTGFDGHVVIEVNTRRAMSAAEREADLAEALAFTRLHLASKVRR from the coding sequence GTGGCAGAACCAGTAGTGCGCATCCCGGATGCGAAGGTCGCCCTGTCGACGGCTTCGGTCTATCCGGAGTCGACGGCGACGGCCTTCGAGATCGCCGCGCGCCTGGGGTACGACGGCGTCGAGGTCATGGTCTGGACCGACCCGGTCAGCCAGGACATCGACGCCCTGCGCCGCCTCTCCGACTACCACCAGGTGCCGATCCTGGCCGTTCACGCCCCCTGTCTGCTGATCACCCAGCGGGTCTGGTCGACCGACCCCTGGGTGAAGCTGCAACGGGCGAGAGCCGCTGCCGAGAAGCTGGGCGCCTCCACCGTGGTGGTGCACCCGCCGTTCCGCTGGCAGCGCCAGTACGCCCGCGACTTCGTCACCGGCATCTGGCGGATGGCGGACGAGACGGACGTACGGTTCGCCGTCGAGAACATGTACCCCTGGCGCTACCGCGACCGGGAGATGCTCGCGTACGCACCCGACTGGGACGTCACCAAGGACGACTACCGGCACTTCACGGTCGACCTCTCGCACGCCGCGACCGCCCGCACCGACGCGATGGCACTCGTCGACCGCATGGGCGACCGGCTCGCCCACGTCCACCTCGCCGACGGCAAGGGCTCCGCCAAGGACGAGCACCTGGTGCCCGGCCGGGGCAACCAGCCGTGCGCCGAGCTCCTGGAGGGCCTGGCCCGCACCGGCTTCGACGGGCACGTCGTCATCGAGGTCAACACCCGCCGGGCCATGTCCGCGGCCGAACGCGAGGCCGACCTCGCGGAGGCCCTTGCCTTCACCCGGCTGCACCTCGCCTCGAAGGTGCGCCGGTGA
- a CDS encoding TetR family transcriptional regulator, with product MTGTASASAPRRRGRGRPSRAEADSGPGARERILEAARAEFAQRGYDKTSVRGIAKAADVDAALVHHYFGTKDEVFEAAVEMTLEPVQPAPAVVGAGASLDGVGERMARYFIEVWENPATRAQLLALFRSALTHEAAAKVLRTFVLRRVLERVAADLDVPDPRFRAELAASHMVGIAVLRYVIKVEPLASTDPEEIIRMVAPTLQRYLTDPG from the coding sequence GTGACCGGCACGGCTTCCGCGTCCGCCCCGCGCCGCCGGGGCCGGGGCCGTCCGTCGCGCGCCGAGGCCGACAGCGGCCCCGGGGCGCGCGAGCGGATCCTGGAGGCGGCCCGGGCGGAGTTCGCCCAGCGCGGCTACGACAAGACGTCCGTACGCGGCATCGCCAAGGCGGCCGACGTGGACGCGGCGCTCGTCCACCACTACTTCGGCACCAAGGACGAGGTGTTCGAGGCGGCGGTGGAGATGACCCTGGAGCCGGTCCAGCCGGCCCCGGCGGTGGTCGGTGCCGGCGCCTCCCTCGACGGCGTCGGCGAACGCATGGCCCGCTACTTCATCGAGGTCTGGGAGAACCCCGCCACGCGCGCGCAGCTCCTCGCGCTCTTCCGCTCGGCCCTGACCCACGAGGCGGCGGCGAAGGTCCTGCGCACCTTCGTCCTGCGCCGCGTCCTGGAACGGGTGGCGGCGGACCTGGACGTCCCCGACCCCCGCTTCCGCGCGGAACTGGCGGCGTCGCACATGGTGGGCATCGCGGTCCTGCGCTACGTCATCAAGGTCGAACCACTGGCGTCCACGGACCCGGAGGAGATCATCAGGATGGTGGCACCGACCCTGCAGAGATATCTGACGGACCCGGGCTGA
- the ilvD gene encoding dihydroxy-acid dehydratase — protein sequence MPELRSRTVTHGRNMAGARALMRASGVAGADIGKPIIAVANSFTEFVPGHTHLAPVGRIVSDAILAAGAVPREFNTIAVDDGIAMGHGGMLYSLPSRDLIADSVEYMVEAHCADALICISNCDKITPGMLMAAMRLNIPAVFVSGGPMEAGQATLVDGTVRKLDLINAISDAVNENVSDEDILRIEENACPTCGSCSGMFTANSMNCLTEAIGLSLPGNGSVLATHTARRALYENAARTVVDITKRYYEDDDASVLPRSIATRAAFENAMALDIAMGGSTNTILHLLAAAQEAELDYGLPDMDAISRRVPCLAKVAPNVAPSTTYYMEDVHRAGGIPAILGELYRAGLLNEDVHAVHSRSIKEWLDAWDVRGGSATPESVELWHAAPGCERSATAFSQSKRWETLDTDAANGCIRDAAHAYSQDGGLAVLKGNLAEDGCVVKTAGVDESIWTFEGPAVVCESQDEAVDKILRKEIKEGDVVVIRYEGPKGGPGMQEMLYPTSFLKGRGLGKSCALITDGRFSGGTSGLSIGHASPEAASGGTIALVEDGDRIRIDIPNRTIELLVPEPELTTRREALGGVYAPKSRERKVSAALRAYAAMATSADKGAVRDVSKLG from the coding sequence ATGCCCGAGCTGAGGTCCCGCACCGTCACCCACGGCCGCAACATGGCCGGCGCCCGCGCCCTGATGCGCGCCTCGGGCGTAGCCGGCGCGGACATCGGCAAGCCGATCATCGCGGTGGCGAACAGCTTCACCGAGTTCGTGCCCGGGCACACCCACCTCGCCCCCGTCGGCCGCATCGTCTCCGACGCGATCCTGGCCGCCGGCGCCGTCCCCCGCGAGTTCAACACCATCGCGGTCGACGACGGCATCGCGATGGGCCACGGCGGCATGCTCTACAGCCTGCCTTCCCGCGACCTGATCGCGGACAGCGTGGAGTACATGGTCGAGGCCCACTGCGCCGACGCCCTGATCTGCATCTCCAACTGCGACAAGATCACCCCGGGCATGCTGATGGCCGCGATGCGCCTCAACATCCCCGCCGTCTTCGTCTCCGGCGGCCCGATGGAGGCCGGCCAGGCCACCCTCGTCGACGGCACCGTCCGCAAGCTCGACCTGATCAACGCGATCAGCGACGCGGTCAACGAGAACGTCTCCGACGAGGACATCCTCCGTATCGAGGAGAACGCCTGCCCCACCTGCGGCAGCTGTTCCGGCATGTTCACCGCCAACTCGATGAACTGCCTGACCGAGGCCATCGGCCTGAGCCTGCCCGGCAACGGCTCGGTCCTCGCCACCCACACGGCCCGCCGCGCCCTGTACGAGAACGCGGCCCGCACGGTCGTCGACATCACCAAGCGGTACTACGAGGACGACGACGCCTCCGTCCTCCCGCGCAGCATCGCCACGCGCGCGGCGTTCGAGAACGCCATGGCCCTCGACATCGCCATGGGCGGCTCCACCAACACGATCCTGCACCTGCTCGCCGCCGCCCAGGAGGCCGAGCTCGACTACGGCCTCCCGGACATGGACGCGATCTCGCGCCGCGTCCCCTGCCTGGCCAAGGTCGCGCCCAACGTCGCGCCCTCGACCACGTACTACATGGAGGACGTGCACCGCGCGGGCGGCATCCCCGCCATCCTCGGCGAGCTCTACCGCGCGGGCCTGCTCAACGAGGACGTCCACGCCGTCCACTCCCGCTCCATCAAGGAGTGGCTGGACGCATGGGACGTGCGCGGCGGCTCGGCGACGCCCGAGTCCGTCGAGCTGTGGCACGCGGCCCCCGGCTGCGAGCGCTCGGCGACCGCGTTCTCCCAGTCCAAGCGCTGGGAGACGCTGGACACGGACGCGGCGAACGGCTGCATCCGCGACGCCGCCCACGCGTACTCGCAGGACGGCGGCCTGGCCGTCCTCAAGGGCAACCTCGCCGAGGACGGCTGCGTCGTGAAGACGGCCGGCGTCGACGAGTCCATCTGGACGTTCGAGGGCCCGGCGGTCGTCTGCGAGTCGCAGGACGAGGCCGTCGACAAGATCCTCCGCAAGGAGATCAAGGAGGGCGACGTCGTCGTCATCCGCTACGAGGGCCCCAAGGGCGGCCCCGGTATGCAGGAGATGCTCTACCCGACGTCGTTCCTCAAGGGCCGCGGCCTCGGCAAGTCCTGCGCGCTGATCACGGACGGCCGCTTCTCCGGCGGCACTTCGGGCCTCTCCATCGGCCACGCCTCGCCCGAGGCGGCGTCCGGCGGCACGATCGCCCTGGTCGAGGACGGCGACCGCATCCGCATCGACATCCCCAACCGTACGATCGAACTCCTCGTCCCCGAGCCCGAACTGACGACTCGTCGTGAGGCGCTGGGCGGCGTCTACGCCCCGAAGTCCCGCGAACGCAAGGTCTCGGCAGCCCTGCGGGCATACGCGGCGATGGCCACGAGCGCGGACAAGGGCGCGGTCAGGGACGTGTCGAAGCTGGGCTGA
- a CDS encoding PQQ-binding-like beta-propeller repeat protein: MPPLRSTGPGPEAEHPEYAGQYLLESTLGTGGMGVVHLAASASGLRLAVKVVHAQHAKDPEFRARFRQEVSAARRVSGAFTASVVDADPTAERPWMATLYIPGPTLAEEVKRNGPLAPSQIRRLGAGLAEALRDIHRAGVVHRDLKPSNVLLAADGPKVIDFGISRPYDSDLRTETGKLIGTPPFMAPEQFQSPREVGPAADVFAMGAVLVHAATGNGPFDSESHYIVAYQVVHNEPDLTGVPDDLVPLLRSCLAKKPEDRPTPDELMAELRSAAYGTEAFIPTQRFRNPVEKVPGRPWPGGEEDGSSDVPTHKRAAAEPSAAPRRARRPLRWAAAGAALAAVVAGGVLGVRMGAGEDDGGARQTGPTGQEARRAAAFTPWAVPLAGGGGGNRMPACSLAGAGGALYCAAPGVTAARLDPANGRVLWSVKAKGATGRVADDGQPRVSGGLVLVAPAGSGHLAALDPATGATRWTRPVPAHAALAFSDTSVVFTADSGEVRCLDSATGKERWHGRPAAATAQWVAAPGGTALYAVSVAENAATSLVTAVAPDTGKVLWTKRLPGSLGPVGVAGGALALLAADTDSFTTAVVRLDTATRAVRRTPLPAPVDQAQATVDGDTVYVFGAGGSLLAVDAGRGAQLWRLETGAARASRPVAGGGRVYVTASDGRLLAVDAGRGVLVGQTGPRMASGRDTFAASLGAPVLSGGRVFGSAPDGAVFGVDAGTLAGG, translated from the coding sequence ATGCCGCCGCTGCGCAGCACGGGGCCGGGCCCGGAAGCAGAGCATCCGGAGTACGCCGGGCAGTACCTGCTGGAGTCGACGCTCGGCACCGGCGGCATGGGCGTGGTCCATCTGGCCGCGTCCGCCTCCGGCCTGCGCCTGGCCGTCAAGGTCGTCCACGCCCAGCACGCCAAGGACCCCGAGTTCAGGGCGCGGTTCCGGCAGGAGGTGTCGGCCGCGCGGCGGGTGAGCGGGGCTTTCACCGCGTCCGTCGTCGATGCCGACCCGACGGCCGAGCGGCCCTGGATGGCCACCCTCTACATCCCCGGGCCCACCCTCGCCGAGGAAGTGAAGCGGAACGGCCCCCTCGCCCCCTCTCAGATACGGCGGCTCGGCGCCGGGCTCGCCGAGGCCCTGCGCGACATCCATCGCGCCGGGGTCGTGCACCGCGACCTCAAGCCGAGCAACGTCCTGCTCGCCGCCGACGGGCCCAAGGTCATCGACTTCGGCATCTCACGCCCGTACGACAGCGATCTGCGCACCGAGACCGGGAAGCTCATCGGCACCCCGCCGTTCATGGCGCCGGAGCAGTTCCAGTCGCCGCGCGAGGTCGGGCCCGCCGCCGACGTCTTCGCGATGGGCGCGGTCCTGGTGCACGCGGCGACCGGGAACGGGCCGTTCGACTCCGAGAGCCACTACATCGTGGCGTACCAGGTGGTGCACAACGAGCCCGATCTGACCGGGGTGCCGGACGATCTCGTACCGCTGCTGCGGAGCTGTCTCGCCAAGAAGCCCGAGGACCGGCCCACGCCGGACGAGCTGATGGCGGAGCTGCGCTCGGCGGCGTACGGGACCGAGGCCTTCATCCCGACCCAGCGGTTCCGCAACCCGGTCGAGAAGGTGCCGGGGCGGCCCTGGCCGGGCGGGGAGGAGGACGGTTCCTCCGATGTGCCCACGCACAAGCGGGCGGCCGCCGAGCCGTCCGCGGCTCCCCGGCGCGCGCGCCGGCCGCTGCGGTGGGCCGCCGCCGGTGCCGCCCTGGCGGCTGTGGTCGCGGGTGGGGTGCTGGGTGTACGGATGGGAGCGGGTGAGGACGACGGCGGCGCCCGGCAGACCGGGCCGACCGGTCAAGAGGCCCGCCGCGCCGCCGCGTTCACGCCCTGGGCCGTGCCGCTCGCGGGCGGCGGGGGCGGGAACCGTATGCCCGCCTGCTCCCTCGCCGGGGCGGGCGGGGCCCTGTACTGCGCCGCACCCGGCGTCACCGCGGCCCGGCTCGATCCGGCGAACGGCCGCGTCCTGTGGTCGGTGAAGGCCAAGGGCGCGACCGGGCGGGTGGCCGACGACGGGCAGCCCCGGGTCTCCGGCGGGCTCGTCCTCGTGGCGCCGGCGGGCTCGGGCCACCTGGCCGCGCTCGACCCGGCGACCGGCGCCACGCGCTGGACCCGCCCGGTCCCGGCGCACGCGGCACTCGCCTTCAGCGACACGTCCGTCGTGTTCACCGCCGACAGCGGCGAGGTGCGCTGCCTCGACAGCGCGACCGGCAAGGAGCGCTGGCACGGGCGGCCCGCCGCCGCGACGGCGCAGTGGGTGGCGGCGCCCGGCGGTACCGCGCTGTACGCCGTGTCGGTGGCCGAGAACGCGGCGACCTCGCTGGTCACCGCCGTCGCGCCGGACACCGGCAAGGTGCTCTGGACCAAGCGGCTGCCGGGTTCGCTGGGGCCCGTCGGGGTGGCGGGCGGGGCGCTCGCCCTGCTCGCGGCGGACACCGACAGCTTCACGACGGCGGTCGTACGCCTGGACACCGCGACCCGGGCCGTACGCCGTACGCCGCTGCCCGCCCCCGTCGACCAGGCTCAGGCGACGGTCGACGGCGACACGGTGTACGTGTTCGGGGCGGGCGGGTCGCTGCTCGCGGTGGACGCGGGGCGCGGCGCGCAGCTATGGCGGCTGGAGACGGGCGCGGCCCGTGCCTCGCGGCCGGTCGCGGGCGGCGGGCGGGTGTACGTGACGGCTTCGGACGGGCGGCTGCTGGCCGTGGACGCGGGGCGGGGTGTGCTGGTCGGGCAGACCGGTCCGCGGATGGCGTCGGGCCGCGACACGTTTGCGGCGAGTCTGGGGGCGCCGGTGCTGAGTGGGGGGCGAGTGTTCGGGAGTGCGCCGGACGGGGCGGTGTTCGGGGTGGACGCGGGGACGCTAGCCGGAGGGTGA
- a CDS encoding peptidase has product MTAEELAGVEAEATTRRYAVAPGVRVNVRSGPGTGYPVVKVLPAGVSVPINCQCPGTTVSGPYGTTNIWDNIANGQYVSDAYVKTGSDGYVAVRCG; this is encoded by the coding sequence ATGACTGCGGAAGAGCTCGCGGGCGTGGAGGCCGAGGCGACGACGAGGCGGTACGCGGTGGCACCGGGCGTCCGGGTGAACGTCCGCAGCGGCCCCGGCACGGGATACCCGGTGGTCAAGGTGCTGCCCGCCGGGGTGAGCGTCCCGATCAACTGCCAGTGCCCCGGAACGACGGTCTCCGGCCCGTACGGGACGACGAACATCTGGGACAACATCGCCAACGGGCAGTACGTGTCGGACGCGTACGTGAAGACGGGCAGCGACGGTTACGTGGCGGTCCGCTGCG